The genomic segment TTGATcctttataaattgtttttttttttttttgagaaataattAATACATCTAGGGCAAAACCCAAACTGTTTCAGAACCCATTTAACAGCGAACACACTGAGATTTTCTCTGAAATACTTTTGTATATGATTGCTCTAACAACAACTGaatgtttaataattaaaaccCAGAAGATACTAATtgcattataatttatttttttctgttttcaggCCAAGGCTGCTACTGACAGTGACTCAAGCTATAGCTACTGCGTCTACAGCTCAGACATTGCAACAAAGTTGGGAGCTATTGCATTTGTTTTACTTTTGGCAAGTCAAGTTTTCTCAATGGGTGCTAGCTCCTACTTTCGAAAGGGTATGAAGTATGGAGGTAGTAGGACATCTGCTGTCATCCCGTCCATAATAAGCTGGTAAGTAAGTGATCATAACAAGTCAAGTTATCAGAATCTTTTAATCCTATCTTTAAAGTGGTTAATAGATTTTAATTATGAGTGCAACAATGTTTCCATGCTACTATtggcacttaaaaaaaaaattatgcaacaTGGTATGATAAATCAGGATTACATTCTTCATTGCTGAGGCATGCTTACTGGGTGGTGCAATCAAGAATGCTCAACACACCAAATACAGGACCATATCAGGCACTGATGGGCTTCGTTGCCAGACCTTAAGCGCGGGAGTTTTTGAGGCAGGAGCAGCCTTCATATTGATCACCAGCATAGTTTCCAAGATGAGCTATGTCTGCTTTTTCAACTCCGATGGAGGATTTGAGACAGGCAGTAGCAGCAGCTGTGAATTGGGAACCTACA from the Populus nigra chromosome 1, ddPopNigr1.1, whole genome shotgun sequence genome contains:
- the LOC133695103 gene encoding uncharacterized protein LOC133695103 yields the protein MASTLVFMAIFAIDFIAFVLALAAEHMRSTAKAATDSDSSYSYCVYSSDIATKLGAIAFVLLLASQVFSMGASSYFRKGMKYGGSRTSAVIPSIISWITFFIAEACLLGGAIKNAQHTKYRTISGTDGLRCQTLSAGVFEAGAAFILITSIVSKMSYVCFFNSDGGFETGSSSSCELGTYTSLNQGDQHD